GGGAGGGTGGGGCGGGCGCGGCCAGGGCTGTGAACGCTTCCACCCATAGGTCGGGGGAGGGAGCGGGAAGGCGGCGCCGGGTCAGGTACACCAGCCCCCCCAGGCCCAACAGGCAGACGCCTGCGGCGAGCACCGCCGGGTCGGTCAGGCAGAAGACGAACAGGCATACCACCACCGCCCCCGCGGCCGCGGCCTTACCCGGCCGGGAGGTACTCAGGCGCCAGGCGGCCAGTGCGGTGGCCAGGTAAGCGAAGGCAGAGCAGATGACGGCGGTGCCCACGACAGAGGAGATGGTTGCTAGCGCGCTTGCCGCCACCGCCGGAGCCACGAGGGTGGCGAGCGCCGCGTCGGGCGTGCCGCGGCGGGGATGCAGGCGCCCCAGGGCAGGCGGCAACAGTCCGGTGGCGGCCATGGCGACCAGTAGGTGCGTGGCCGCGAAAGTTATGGCCGCTGCCGTGCCCAGGGTGGAGACCAGGACTCCGGTTCCCAACACCAGTTCGGCAACTGCGGCCGCCGGTTTCCATCGCGGGAGGAGGCCGGCGGCGACGCCGCGGGCACAGGAGACCAGGGGGGCAGTGTTCCCCGCAAGTTCCGTCCGGGAGAGCACGAGCAGCGTCGTGAGGTTTGCGAGGAGGTAAAGGGCGGCGCACGCTGCCGTCCCCAGGATCAGCGCCAGGGGGATGGTTCGGTGCGGATTCCTAACCTGCCCAGCGGGGATGCTCCCTACCTCGAATCCGGCATATGCCCAGAACACCGGGACGAGCAGGGCGCCGGCGGCGTCCCAGGGAGGGAGCTGAAGGGGCAGTAAGTTGGCCAGTGCCCGTCCCGGGTGCAGGGCTGCCCAGGCCAGTCCTCCCGCAACGACCACCAGCAGGGGCAGCAGCCTGGCTACGGTGAGCAGGTCGGTGATCAGGGAAGCCAGCCGGGGGCCCTGGTAAATGGCCAGGGCCACCAGGAGCAGGAAGCCCGCCCTGACCGGTGACGTCCACCAGGGCGGCCACGCCGCCGCTGCCGCGATCATCGACTGCAGGTAGCGGGAAAATGCTATGGGCAGGGCCACCAGGGACGACCACTGGGCAACCAGCACCGCCCAGCCCGCCATGAAGCCGGCCAGGGGACCGAAAGCCCGGCGCGCGTAAAGGTAGGGCCCCCCGTTGCCGGGCACCACAAGGGCGCAGGTAGCGAAGGCCATGGCCACGGCCATGGCCATCACCGCTCCTGCTCCCCAGACGAAAAGGCCCGATGACCCCAGGTCGGCTCCGAACGCGGAAGCCACGTACAGGTCGGCTCCGATGGTTCCCCCCATCACCAGCAGGACAACCTGGCCCAGGCCAAGATAATGTGTGGGTCCCGCGGGCGCGCAGTTGCGTGGTTGCGGCTGCCGGGACAAAGAGACCCCCCGTCCAGCATATGAGGGGGGCTCAAAAGTCGGTGCGGTCGGGGGCCTTCAGGTGGCGGAGGTGGCAGGTGTCGTTCATCAAGACCACTTCCACCCGCTCCCCCCGCCACTCCAGCGCGTTCAGACAGGCCGTATCCTGGCGGATGCGCCAGAATCCTGCCGTCCCCGCCCCCAGCGCGCGGGCCAGGAGCACCTTGCACACCACGCGATGGGTGACCACGAGGACCGCCGTTGCCGGGTGAGATTCCACCAGGCGCCCGAGAGCCGGCCAGGCCCGCTCCTCCACCTCGGCCAGCGATTCTCCCCCGGGGAAAGTGACGGCGGCGGGATCGCTGGCCCACTTCCGGTACAAATCGGGGTAGCGCTCCTCCACCTCCTGGCGGGACAGCCCTTCCCAGGCGCCGAAGTTGAGGTCGGTCAAAGCGGGCTCGACCCGCGGGTCGTCGACTTCCAGGGAAGCGCAGGCGATGCGGGCAGTTTCCAGTGCCCGGGAAAGGGGACTCGACACGACTGTGGTGATCCCCGCGTCGGCCAGGGCTTCGCCCAGTGCCCGCGCCTGTTGCCGCCCCAGGTCGTCCAGGGGGATGTCGGTCTGCCCCCGGAAGATTTCCTCGCGATTCCACGTGGTGCGGCCGTGCCTTGCGAGGTATATTCTGGTAATGGAAGCCACGAGTGCATCACCCGGTGCAGTGTTCGGCGGGCGAGGCGGGGATTCCTGGTAGGACGCACGGAAGGACGGCTGCCGGAAGCGGAGAGAGCGGCACTTGCCTGGCGCTCTCGCACTTCCGTCCTGCCCGACTCACTCTTAGTCAGGAGACGCAGTTGTTCTGGCCACGGGTGGAGAGCCACTGATTCCGGACATCAAGGGGGTAACTGGTCCCAGGGTCGTTACTGCCTTGGAGGTTCTTCAGTTTATCAGCAAGTCGGCGCGAACGTGCTGATCGTAGGCGGCGGCATGGTGGGGTGCTAGGAGTCCGCTTCGAAACCCCCTCTAAGGGAGCTCAGGCGGCCCTCTTGTAAGTCCGTTTCCCACTTCTGGGAACCTCCGCCTGGAAACATATGTTTGGACAATCCCCGCAGACCTTGATAGAATGCAGCCGTAGCAACGATTCTAGGCAAGGTGGGCGGTGCGTATGCTGGGCTACGTCAACACCAACTGGCATGTGGAGGACACCTGGGGATGGATGGACCGCATCCCGAAGAAGTCTTTCTGGGCCCGTTTTCGCGCCTGGGCCTGGGAGCAGGGCAACCTGAAAGACGAGGAGTTCGCCCACCTTTACTCCGACATCGGCCGGCCCTCGGTGAGCCCCGCCCAGCTTACCGCGGCCATCCTCATTCAGCTGGAGAAGAACCTTTCCGACCGCGAGCTGGAGGAGGCCACCCTGTACGACGACCGGGTGAAGTACGCCCTGGGCATGTCGCGCAACGGCCCGGGGCTTGACGCGGTGACGTTGTGCCGCTTCAGGCAGCGGCTGATGGCTGCCGACGGCGCGAAGATGCTGCTTGACAAAGTGGTGGCGCTCGGGAAGGAGCGGGGGCTCATCTCGAAGGAGACGGTGGCCATCGTGGACACCTTCCTGGTGGAGGGTGCGGCGGCCAGGCAGGACACCATCACCCTGATCAGGCGGGCGGTGGCCATGGTGCTGAAGGTGGCCGCTTTCCACGAGTGCAGGGAGGAATTGGAGCAACTCCTTGAGCGGAGGGACTACGGCTCGCCCAAGAAGCCGACCATCGACTGGTCGAACCCGGCCGAAAAGCAAGCCCTGGTGGAGAGCTTGGTGAAGGATGCCCGCCGGCTGGTGAAGGCGGTGCGCGAGAAGGGTGATGCTCCGGAGGAGTTGAAGAACGCGGTCGACTTCCTGGAGCGGGTGGCGGAGCAGGACATCGAGGAGGATGGCGAGGGCAGGATACGCATCCGCCAGGGGGTGGCGAAGGACCGGGTGATATCCACCGTCGATCCCGAGATGCGGCACGGGCACAAGACCTCTTCCAACAAGGCCGACGGGTACAAGGCACACGTGATAGTGACGGGTGAAAAGGGCGAGTGGATCACGGGGGTGGAAGAGACTCCTGCCAACGCTCGGGACGCGAGCAAGGCGGAGGAACTCGTCGACCAGCACAAGGCGCGTGTTGGTGCCGATTCCCCGGAGTTGCTGGGCGACTGCCCCTTTGGTGACCCCGAGTTGCGGGAGAGGCTGGAGGCCAAAGGGGTGAGGGTGGTGGCGCCCGTCCCCCCTGCTTCCCGGCGGGACGGCCACTTCAGCAAGGACGACTTCGAGATCAATGTGGAGGAAGGGTATGTGAGGTGCCCGGCGGGGCAGGAGACGAGGACGCTCACCTGGGGCAAAGATGAGCGCGGGCGAAAGATTCCCGTGTACAGGTTTCCCGCCGAGGTGTGCGCGTCCTGTCCCCTGCGAGCCAGGTGCACGTCGAGCAAGCTGGGCAGGCAGGTGAGGCTGCACCCCCGCGAGGAAGTGCTGCAGGCCCTCAAGAGGGAGCAGAAGACGCCCGAGTTTCGGGAGAAGTACAGGCAACGCGCGCACATCGAGCGGACCAACTGTGACCTCAAACGCCATGGTGCGGGTAAGGCGCGGTACATCGGGCGGATCAAAGTGAAGTTCCAACTGATCATGGCGGCGGTGCTTCACGACATCAAGCTCCTCCTGGCAGCTCTTGACGGGCAGCCTGGGGAACTCCTTGCACAGGGGGTAGTGTCGGCTTGAGTGGGGATACGGGGAAGGAAGGGGTGGTTGAAGGGCTGATTGAGGGCTAACTACGGGCATCGCGGGGGCACGTTGTGCTCCCACCGGCAGGTGAGACCCAGATCTTTCCTTGGAAACAGGGGTTAGAGGCATCGTTTCAGACCCTTTTGGTGCGGACTCCTAGACTGCCGACTTCGTAGGGGAACGTGGACACAGGGTGACCATCATCGAGATGTTGCCTGAAATCGCCAGTGGACGTTGAGGACGCAGTGAAGCACTTCCTCTTGCAGAGGCTGAAGGCCTATGGGGTGCGGGTGGAAACGGGAGCCGTTGTGGAGGCGTTCGTTGAGGACGGGGTAATAGCGAAAAGGGATGGCCGGGAGATGCGGTTGACCGGTTCGACACGATCGTCCTTGCTACGGGTGCAAGGTTGGTAAACCCGCTACGGGAAGAGCTGGAAGGCAAGGTGGCCGAGGTGTACGTTATCGGCGACGCTGCTTCCCCGCGGAAGGCCTTGGAGGCAGTCGAGGAAGGAGCACGAGTCGCGCTCAAGTTGTAAGTCGGAGTCCAGGCCCAGTGTCGCAGCAGCCCGCACTCCGCGGTCTGCTTGCGTAATGAGCCGGGCAGCCGGTGCGGCGGCACTGGCGGAAGGGTGGCTGCGGGGGGCCCGCTAAAAAGGGACGCGCAGGTATGACTACCGCCCATGAGTCGGTTCGTGAACGCCCTCGGTCTTGTGGTTTGCTTCTTTGAGTACATATTGTCTGATCTTGCGGATGGCCGCGCTCTGGCTGATGCCCAGGGCGCGTGCCACTTTGTAGCTGCTCTTCAGGGTTGCGTACGCCTGACGGATCATCTCCTCTTCCAGCAGTGCCTTGGCATCCCGGAGGCTCATGGAGTCCCGGCGGGCGATGTCGACGGTGCGCGCGGAAGCCCGGATGTTGTCGGGAAGGTCTGCTTCCTCGATCACGTCCGCGCGGGCGGTGAGAACCAGCCGCTCCATCACGTTCCGCAGTTCGCGGACGTTCCCCGGCCAGGTATAGGCCAGCAGGCACTCCACTGCCCCCTGGGAGAGCTGTCGCCGCAAACCGAATGCCTCGTTGCACTTGTTCAGGAAGTGGTAGATGAGAGGCAGGATGTCCTCCCGGCGCTGGCGTAAGGGCGGGATCCATATGGTGAGCACATTCAGGCGGTAATAGAGGTCCTCGCGGAAGCGGCCCTCCCGGATGAGTTCCTCCAGGTTCTGGTTGGTGGCCGCTATGATCCTCACGTCCGCGTGCTTCTGGTGGCTGCTCCCGACGGGGAAGAAGCGTTTCTCCTCGATAACCTGCAGGATCTTGGGTTGCAGGGCCAGGGGCATGTCGCCTACCTCGTCCAGAAACAGGGTTCCCTTGTCGGCCGCGGCCAGCAGCCCGGGTTTTCCTTCTCTCCGGGCGCCTGTGAAGGCGCCGGGGGCGTAACCGAACAACTCCGACTCCAGCAGGCTTTCGGGAATGGCGCTGCAGTTGATCTTCACGAAGGGCTGGTGCCTGCGCTGGCTAAGGGAGTGGATGGCCCGGGCGATGAGGTCCTTGCCCACGCCCGATTCTCCCGTAATGAGGACCGTGGTTTCCACGCTGGCGGCTATGCGGGCGAGGTCCACGGCGTTGCGCATGGCCCGGCTGTTGTAGACCAGCCCCTCCGGGGCGTTCTTCTCGGCCGCCTCGGCGGCGTACCGTTCCAGCAGTTGCCGCTGGGCCTGGATCTCCTGCTGGAGGCGGACGAGTTCGGTCACGTCGCGGGATGTGCACACCACCATCCTAATGGAGCCGGAAGAGTCGAATATGGGGACCCCGGTGATGACCAGCTTGCGCCCGATCATAGTGTTCTGCTCAATGGTCACCGGCTTTCTGGTCTGCAGCACCAGCGGGGTCACCGCGGGCCAGTAGACACCCTGTTCTTGCAGCTCCAGCACGTGCTTGCCCAGCAGTTGATTGACGGGTACGCCATAGTGCCTCTCGCACGTGCGGTTGGCGTATATGGTGTAGCCCCTCCCGTCGGTGATGTATACCTCGTCCTCGATGGCGTTGAGGATGTTTTCGAACTGGTCCGCAGTGAGAGAACGAAGGTCGCAGGTATCACCGTGTGTGGGACCAGGTGATCGGTCGCTGCCCGGACCGTGCGCCATCTTATTCCTCCGCCCCCTGTTGATCGGATAATTCTCGTTTGCCACTGGCTTTCCCTGCCGGGCACCAAGTCGTTCCCGCTAAATGCTGAGTCATCTGCGCATCACAGCATGCCGGCAGCCGGCAGATGGAAGTGCCCTTGCGCGGCTCCGGATCCCGATGTGGGGGGTGGGATCGATTGCCCGGGGCCTTTCGAGGGGTTGGCACAATTATTGCTACCGGTGGCTGGACGGCAAGGCGTGTCCCGTGACAGAACGCCCGGCACGAGAAAGGTGGTGCTCCGTTGCACCCACCGGGCAGGACAGGTAGGTGCCTGGTCGTGCTGACCCCAGTTCGAGAAAGGAGTCGTGATTTCAGGTGCACGTCGATCCGGGGGAAGTGTCGCAGTGCAAGGAGAGGTACCTGTTCCCCAATGTGAGGACGTATTACTCCCAGCCCCTGGTGTTGGTGGACGGCCAGGGGGTGCGGGTGCGGGACGCCGCCGGGCAGGAGTACCTGGATTTCTTCGGCGGCATCCTGACCACCAGCGTAGGTCACGCCCACCCGCGGGTCACCGAGGCCGTGTGTCGCCAGGTTCGGGAAATCATGCACACCTCCACGTGCTACCTGAACGAACCCATGTTGAAGCTGGCCCGCCGCCTAGCCGAGATCACCCCGGGCAGGCTACAGAAGTGCTTCTTCACCAACAGCGGCACGGAGGCTATAGAGACGGCCATTATGGCCGCTCGTCTTTACACGGGTCGCCAGGAAGTGATTGCACTCCGGCACAGCTACCACGGCCGTTCCCAGCTGGCGACTACGCTTACCGGTAACGCCACCTGGCGCACCGCCGGGGCCTTGCCAGGGGTTGTGCACGCGCACAACGCGTACTGTTACCGGTGTGCCTTTGGCCTGTCGTACCCCGGTTGCGACGTGGCCTGTGCCCAGGACATCGAGGAGCTGATCAGGACTACGACGACCGGTGAGGTGGCCGCGTTCGTCGCCGAGCCCATCCAGGGCGTGGGCGGTTTCATTACTCCACCCCCCGAATACTTCCGGGTGGCGGTGGAAATCGTGCGCCGGCACGGGGGCGTGTTCATCTGCGACGAGGTGCAGACCGGCTTCGGGCGTACCGGGAAGTACATGTTCGGCATCGAGCACTGGGGCGTGGAGCCGGAGGTGATGGTATTCGCCAAAGGGCTGGCCAACGGGGCCCCCGTAGGGGTCACCATAGCGGTGCCCGAGGTGGCCGATGCCTGCACGAACTACAGCATATCCACCTTCGGCGGCAACCCGGTGAGTATGACGGCGGCCCTGGCCACCCTGGAGGTGGTCGTCGACGGTGCCGTACCGGAGCACGTGGACGGGGTGGGGAGGCTGCTGTTCGAAGGGTTGCAGAAACTGGCAGAGCAATACCGTTTCATCGGCGAGGTGCGGGGCAAGGGCCTCATGGTAGGGGTTGAGTTGGTCGGGGAGGACAGGTCGCCGGCACCCGACCTGACCAACCGATTCATGGAGTGTGCCCGCGAGGAAGGTGTGCTGGTGGGCAAGGGCGGGCTATACGGGAACGTGCTCCGCATTGCCCCGCCCATGACGGTGGGGGAGCAGGAAGTGGAAGAAGCGGTCGATAGGCTGGGCCGCGTGTGCTGTCGGCTGGCGGGGAGCGCATAGCGGGCTGTCACGCGGTGCGTGCCGCCTGCCTGACGTGGCGGGCGGTGCCCGCGACAGGATGGACGAGCAGCGTCATCAGGAGGGAGACCGGGTATGCACAGCGACGTCAAAGTCACGGCACAGGCAGGAGTGGAACGGCTGCGCAACTATGTCGGGGGCAAGTGGGTGGAGTCCCGTTCCTCGGTGTGGGAGGAGGTGAGGAACCCGGCCACGGACGAGGTGCTTGCCCTGGTACCCTTTTCCGCCAAAGAAGAAGTGGACGAGTGCGTGGCGGCGGCCAAGCGGGCGTTTCCCGAGTGGCGGGCGACTCCCGCGGTGGAGAGGTGCCGTTACCTCTTCCGCCTGAAGCATCTCCTGGAGGAGAGGCAGGCGGAGCTGGCCCGGGTAATCACTCTGGAGCACGGGAAGGAATACCGGGCTGCCTACGGTGAGATGCGGCGGCTGATTGAGATGGTGGAGGTAGCCTGCGGTATTCCCACGTTGATGATGGGTGATTATTCTGAGCAGATCGCGCCGCGGATAGAGGAGTACAGCATCCGGGTGCCGCTCGGCGTTTTTGCGATGATCCCTCCGTTTAACTTCCCGGGCATGGTGCCGTTCTGGTTCATGCCCTGGGGGGTGGCGTTGGGGGACACCTATATCATCAAACCGAACCGGCAGTGCCCCATAACCCAGCAGCGGTTGTTTGAGTTGATAGAAGAGGTGGGGTTCCCGCCCGGGGTGGTCAACCTGGTGAACGGCGGGCGGGAAGTGGCGAAGTGGCTGATCGAGCACCCGGACGTGAAGGGTATCTCGTTCGTGGGGTCGACGGAAGGGGCGAAGGCCATATACCGCATGTGCGCCGAGCACGGTAAGCGGTGCCAGGCGCAGGGAGGGGCGAACAACTTCCTGGTGGTGATGCCCGATGCCGACCTGGACGCCATCATGCCGAACATCATGGAGTCCTGCTTCGGCAACAGCGGGCAGAGGTGCTTGAGTGGCGGGGTGGTGCTGGGGGTGGGCCCCATCTACGAACGGTTGAAGGAGAAGTTCCTGGAGGCGGCCAGGAACCTGAAGGTGGGATGCGGGCTGGACGAGGACACGGACCTCGCGCCCGTTGTGTCGCGGGAGGCGTTGCAGAAGCTGCATGCGGCCATAGAGCAGGGTATCCGTGAGGGTGCGAAGCTATTGCTAGATGGGCGGGGCGTGAAGGTGGAGGGGTATCCGAACGGGTACTTCCTGGGTCCGACGGTATTTGAGGCGGAGCCCGGGATGTACGTGTTCGACGAGGAGATATTCGGTCCCGTGCGCTGTCTGAAGCGGGTGGAGACTGTTGACGAGGCGATCGAGCTCATTAACTCCAGCCGTTACGGCAACGCGGCCACCATCTACACCCAGAACGGTGCCTGGGCGCGGGAGTTCCGCTTCCGGGTGGAGTGCGGGAATGTGGGGATAAACGTGGGCGTGGTGGCGCCGATGGCGTTTTATCCCTTCGCCGGGATGAAGGATTCGTTCTTCGGCGACCTGCACGGCCAGGGCAAGGATGTGCTGGACTTCTTCACGGACCGGAAAGTGGTCATAGAGCGCTGGTTCCCGGAGAAGGAAGTAAGGGAGCGTTGGTTCTGACGCCGCCCGCCCGGCCAGCCGGTACCTAGCGGGAGCTGGCTATTCAGCGAGGAGACAGTGGGCGGAGCAGCTGGGCCGCTTTGACCGACTAGGCCGCTAGAGTGACTCGACCAGTCGCTGAGTCTCGACGTACTCACGTGAGTCTGTGTGGCATCAAGGCATTTCTCCCTGCTGGCTCGCATTGTCCGAGAAGGTGCCTTCTTAACACAAAATTGGCTCTTTGGGTGGGCTATACTGGTCGCTGGCATGTTTCTTGCGTGGCAACTGCGTGTGACGGCCCGCAGGGGTCTGGCCGAAAGGTGGGGACAGGGTCGTTGCGCATAGGTGTTCCGAAGGAGGTCAAGGCTGACGAGCAGCGGGTGGGCCTCACCCCGGCAGGGGTCATGTCGCTGACCAGGGGGGGCCATGCGGTCCTGGTAGAGACGCAGGCGGGGGCTGGCTCCGGCATCAGCGATGAGGAATACGCCGCCGCGGGGGCCTGCATCGTCTACGGCCCGGAAGAGGTATACGGCGAGGCGGACCTCATCGTGAAGGTCAAGGAGCCCTTGCCCTCGGAGCATCGGCTGCTGCGTCCCGGGCAGGTTTTGTTCACCTACCTGCACCTGGCCGCGGACAGGAGGCTGGCCGAGGCCCTGGTGGAGCGGGGCGTGGTGGCGATCGCCTACGAAACGGTGGAGGCCCCCGACGGGTCCCTGCCTCTGCTTGCCCCCATGAGTGAGGTGGCGGGCCGCATGTCGGTGCAGATCGGGGCCCGCCTGCTGGAGAAGCGGTCGGGGGGAAGGGGAGTGCTGTTGGGAGGGGTGCCCGGCGTGCCACCTGCCCAGGTGGTCATTGTGGGGGGTGGGGTGGTGGGCACGAATGCCGCCAAGGTCGCGCGCGGTATGGGGGCGAGCGTGTGTGTC
This genomic window from Bacillota bacterium contains:
- a CDS encoding APC family permease, coding for MGGTIGADLYVASAFGADLGSSGLFVWGAGAVMAMAVAMAFATCALVVPGNGGPYLYARRAFGPLAGFMAGWAVLVAQWSSLVALPIAFSRYLQSMIAAAAAWPPWWTSPVRAGFLLLVALAIYQGPRLASLITDLLTVARLLPLLVVVAGGLAWAALHPGRALANLLPLQLPPWDAAGALLVPVFWAYAGFEVGSIPAGQVRNPHRTIPLALILGTAACAALYLLANLTTLLVLSRTELAGNTAPLVSCARGVAAGLLPRWKPAAAVAELVLGTGVLVSTLGTAAAITFAATHLLVAMAATGLLPPALGRLHPRRGTPDAALATLVAPAVAASALATISSVVGTAVICSAFAYLATALAAWRLSTSRPGKAAAAGAVVVCLFVFCLTDPAVLAAGVCLLGLGGLVYLTRRRLPAPSPDLWVEAFTALAAPAPPS
- a CDS encoding histidine phosphatase family protein → MASITRIYLARHGRTTWNREEIFRGQTDIPLDDLGRQQARALGEALADAGITTVVSSPLSRALETARIACASLEVDDPRVEPALTDLNFGAWEGLSRQEVEERYPDLYRKWASDPAAVTFPGGESLAEVEERAWPALGRLVESHPATAVLVVTHRVVCKVLLARALGAGTAGFWRIRQDTACLNALEWRGERVEVVLMNDTCHLRHLKAPDRTDF
- a CDS encoding IS1182 family transposase, with product MLGYVNTNWHVEDTWGWMDRIPKKSFWARFRAWAWEQGNLKDEEFAHLYSDIGRPSVSPAQLTAAILIQLEKNLSDRELEEATLYDDRVKYALGMSRNGPGLDAVTLCRFRQRLMAADGAKMLLDKVVALGKERGLISKETVAIVDTFLVEGAAARQDTITLIRRAVAMVLKVAAFHECREELEQLLERRDYGSPKKPTIDWSNPAEKQALVESLVKDARRLVKAVREKGDAPEELKNAVDFLERVAEQDIEEDGEGRIRIRQGVAKDRVISTVDPEMRHGHKTSSNKADGYKAHVIVTGEKGEWITGVEETPANARDASKAEELVDQHKARVGADSPELLGDCPFGDPELRERLEAKGVRVVAPVPPASRRDGHFSKDDFEINVEEGYVRCPAGQETRTLTWGKDERGRKIPVYRFPAEVCASCPLRARCTSSKLGRQVRLHPREEVLQALKREQKTPEFREKYRQRAHIERTNCDLKRHGAGKARYIGRIKVKFQLIMAAVLHDIKLLLAALDGQPGELLAQGVVSA
- a CDS encoding sigma 54-interacting transcriptional regulator — its product is MAHGPGSDRSPGPTHGDTCDLRSLTADQFENILNAIEDEVYITDGRGYTIYANRTCERHYGVPVNQLLGKHVLELQEQGVYWPAVTPLVLQTRKPVTIEQNTMIGRKLVITGVPIFDSSGSIRMVVCTSRDVTELVRLQQEIQAQRQLLERYAAEAAEKNAPEGLVYNSRAMRNAVDLARIAASVETTVLITGESGVGKDLIARAIHSLSQRRHQPFVKINCSAIPESLLESELFGYAPGAFTGARREGKPGLLAAADKGTLFLDEVGDMPLALQPKILQVIEEKRFFPVGSSHQKHADVRIIAATNQNLEELIREGRFREDLYYRLNVLTIWIPPLRQRREDILPLIYHFLNKCNEAFGLRRQLSQGAVECLLAYTWPGNVRELRNVMERLVLTARADVIEEADLPDNIRASARTVDIARRDSMSLRDAKALLEEEMIRQAYATLKSSYKVARALGISQSAAIRKIRQYVLKEANHKTEGVHEPTHGR
- a CDS encoding aspartate aminotransferase family protein, which encodes MHVDPGEVSQCKERYLFPNVRTYYSQPLVLVDGQGVRVRDAAGQEYLDFFGGILTTSVGHAHPRVTEAVCRQVREIMHTSTCYLNEPMLKLARRLAEITPGRLQKCFFTNSGTEAIETAIMAARLYTGRQEVIALRHSYHGRSQLATTLTGNATWRTAGALPGVVHAHNAYCYRCAFGLSYPGCDVACAQDIEELIRTTTTGEVAAFVAEPIQGVGGFITPPPEYFRVAVEIVRRHGGVFICDEVQTGFGRTGKYMFGIEHWGVEPEVMVFAKGLANGAPVGVTIAVPEVADACTNYSISTFGGNPVSMTAALATLEVVVDGAVPEHVDGVGRLLFEGLQKLAEQYRFIGEVRGKGLMVGVELVGEDRSPAPDLTNRFMECAREEGVLVGKGGLYGNVLRIAPPMTVGEQEVEEAVDRLGRVCCRLAGSA
- a CDS encoding CoA-acylating methylmalonate-semialdehyde dehydrogenase, with product MHSDVKVTAQAGVERLRNYVGGKWVESRSSVWEEVRNPATDEVLALVPFSAKEEVDECVAAAKRAFPEWRATPAVERCRYLFRLKHLLEERQAELARVITLEHGKEYRAAYGEMRRLIEMVEVACGIPTLMMGDYSEQIAPRIEEYSIRVPLGVFAMIPPFNFPGMVPFWFMPWGVALGDTYIIKPNRQCPITQQRLFELIEEVGFPPGVVNLVNGGREVAKWLIEHPDVKGISFVGSTEGAKAIYRMCAEHGKRCQAQGGANNFLVVMPDADLDAIMPNIMESCFGNSGQRCLSGGVVLGVGPIYERLKEKFLEAARNLKVGCGLDEDTDLAPVVSREALQKLHAAIEQGIREGAKLLLDGRGVKVEGYPNGYFLGPTVFEAEPGMYVFDEEIFGPVRCLKRVETVDEAIELINSSRYGNAATIYTQNGAWAREFRFRVECGNVGINVGVVAPMAFYPFAGMKDSFFGDLHGQGKDVLDFFTDRKVVIERWFPEKEVRERWF
- the ald gene encoding alanine dehydrogenase encodes the protein MRIGVPKEVKADEQRVGLTPAGVMSLTRGGHAVLVETQAGAGSGISDEEYAAAGACIVYGPEEVYGEADLIVKVKEPLPSEHRLLRPGQVLFTYLHLAADRRLAEALVERGVVAIAYETVEAPDGSLPLLAPMSEVAGRMSVQIGARLLEKRSGGRGVLLGGVPGVPPAQVVIVGGGVVGTNAAKVARGMGASVCVFDVNAARLRYVDDLFRGTVTTRMSNPYDLAVALREADLLIGAVLVPGAKAPQVVSEEMVAAMRPGSVIVDVAIDQGGCVATVDRITTHSQPTFVKYGVVHYSVPNIPGAVPRTSTFALTNVTLPYVVRLANLGWREAALADPGLAKGLNVVDGDVTHPAVAAALDMPYTGLAG